The following are encoded together in the Scomber japonicus isolate fScoJap1 chromosome 20, fScoJap1.pri, whole genome shotgun sequence genome:
- the si:ch73-256g18.2 gene encoding small integral membrane protein 36 yields the protein MGFMEFYLEIDPVTLNLIILVASYVILLLVFLISCILYDCRGKDPTKEYAPDNTPAPPSQSPIRLVVMQNSPASSRFEPNNTAGHAELPTPDMSRDRGEREREREREREREKRSTLV from the coding sequence ATGGGTTTTATGGAATTTTACCTGGAGATTGACCCGGTCACGCTGAACCTCATCATCCTGGTCGCCAGCTATGTCATCCTGCTCCTGGTCTTCCTCATCTCCTGCATCCTGTACGACTGCCGGGGCAAAGACCCCACCAAGGAGTACGCCCCCGACAACACGCCGGCGCCGCCCAGCCAGTCGCCCATCCGCCTGGTCGTCATGCAGAACTCGCCCGCGTCTTCTCGCTTCGAGCCCAACAACACAGCGGGACACGCCGAGCTGCCGACGCCGGACATGAGCCGGGACCgaggagagagggagcgggagagagagagggagagggagagggagaagaggagtaCTCTggtctga